From the Micromonospora sediminicola genome, one window contains:
- a CDS encoding ArsI/CadI family heavy metal resistance metalloenzyme, whose protein sequence is MSRVQLALRVADLEGSVAFYSKLFGVEPAKRRPGYANFAVENPPLKLVLLEGEAGRPTVMDHLGVEVASTDEVAAATGRLTDAGLVTLEENDTECCYALQDKVWVRGPGDEPWEVYTVKADSPQLAKAAESTCCA, encoded by the coding sequence ATGTCCCGTGTCCAGCTCGCCCTGCGCGTGGCCGACCTCGAAGGCTCCGTGGCCTTCTACAGCAAGCTGTTCGGCGTCGAGCCGGCCAAGCGCCGCCCCGGCTACGCCAACTTCGCCGTCGAGAACCCCCCGCTGAAGCTCGTCCTGCTCGAAGGGGAGGCCGGCCGGCCCACCGTGATGGACCACCTCGGGGTCGAGGTGGCCAGCACCGACGAGGTCGCCGCCGCCACCGGCCGCCTCACCGACGCCGGGCTGGTCACGCTGGAGGAGAACGACACCGAGTGCTGCTACGCGCTCCAGGACAAGGTCTGGGTGCGCGGCCCGGGCGACGAGCCGTGGGAGGTCTACACCGTCAAGGCCGACTCCCCGCAGCTGGCCAAGGCGGCCGAGAGCACCTGCTGCGCCTGA
- a CDS encoding ArsR/SmtB family transcription factor, with protein sequence MSKQSLPVVDLNAVACCPPIAVRPMEADQAAVVAPMFKALGDPVRLRLMSMIASVPEMCVCDLTPAFDLSGPTISHHLKVLREAGLVDSERRGTWVWYRVRPDAFRQLGALLEISTGDGGA encoded by the coding sequence ATGTCGAAACAGTCGCTGCCGGTCGTCGACCTGAACGCGGTCGCCTGCTGCCCGCCCATCGCCGTGCGCCCGATGGAGGCGGACCAGGCGGCGGTGGTGGCGCCGATGTTCAAGGCGCTCGGCGACCCGGTCCGGCTGCGGTTGATGTCGATGATCGCCTCGGTGCCGGAGATGTGCGTGTGCGACCTGACCCCGGCGTTCGACCTGTCCGGGCCGACCATCTCGCACCACCTCAAGGTGCTGCGGGAGGCCGGCCTGGTCGACTCGGAGCGGCGCGGCACCTGGGTCTGGTACCGGGTACGACCCGACGCGTTCCGGCAACTCGGCGCGCTGCTGGAGATCTCCACCGGGGACGGCGGCGCGTGA
- a CDS encoding aquaporin: protein MSLALARRASAEFAGTALLVAAVVGSGIAATRLSPDDVGLQLLENAVATALALGALILMFGPVSGAHFNPVVSAVDWWLGRRAGTGLTGRDLAAYAAAQTGGAAAGTVLAHLMFGLPAVTWSRTGRAEGHLWLAEVVATAGLVVLVFALARSGRTAAAPAAVGAWIGAAYWFTSSTSFANPAVTVGRALTDTFAGIAPASVPGFVAAQLVGGVVAVAALAVWYPHAADTADAVVLPHLTRENEAR from the coding sequence GTGAGCCTCGCCCTGGCCCGGCGGGCGTCCGCGGAGTTCGCCGGCACCGCGCTGCTGGTCGCCGCCGTCGTCGGCTCCGGGATCGCGGCCACCCGTCTCTCACCCGACGACGTCGGCCTGCAACTCCTGGAGAACGCCGTCGCCACCGCGCTCGCCCTGGGTGCGTTGATCCTCATGTTCGGGCCGGTGTCCGGCGCCCACTTCAACCCGGTCGTGTCGGCGGTCGACTGGTGGCTCGGCCGCCGCGCCGGCACCGGCCTCACCGGGCGGGACCTCGCCGCCTACGCGGCCGCCCAGACCGGCGGCGCGGCTGCCGGAACGGTCCTGGCCCACCTCATGTTCGGCCTGCCGGCCGTGACCTGGTCCCGCACCGGACGCGCCGAAGGGCACCTCTGGCTCGCCGAGGTGGTCGCCACCGCCGGCCTGGTCGTCCTGGTCTTCGCGCTCGCCCGCTCCGGCCGGACCGCCGCCGCGCCGGCGGCCGTGGGCGCCTGGATCGGCGCGGCCTACTGGTTCACCTCGTCCACCTCGTTCGCCAATCCCGCGGTCACCGTCGGACGAGCCCTCACCGACACGTTCGCCGGCATCGCCCCGGCCTCGGTGCCCGGTTTCGTCGCCGCCCAACTCGTCGGCGGCGTGGTCGCCGTCGCCGCCCTCGCCGTCTGGTACCCGCACGCCGCCGACACGGCCGACGCCGTGGTCCTGCCCCACCTCACCAGGGAGAACGAAGCCCGATGA